The segment TTTGCAGGCGTTCGAGGACGTCAACAAGCGGACCTCACGCATTGCCGCCAACATCCCGCTGCTTAAGGCGGACCTCGCGCCGATGTCGTTTATGGCCATGAACGATGCCCATTATATCGACGGGCTGATCGGGGTTTACGAGCTGAACAATGTCGCGCTGCTGCGGGACGTGTATATCGATGCTTATCTCGCCTCCGCCGAAAACTACCGGGTACTGCGCGCCGAGCTTGAGAGTCCCGAAAAAGCAGCCCTTGCCTATCGCGATTTCGTGCGCGCGTCTGTGCGCCGCAGTGTCCTCGAGTGGAAAGCGTTCCGCCCCGAGGCAGTGATGGCGATGGCCATGGAAGCCGGCATCCCGGAGGACGACCGCGAGCAGGTGGTGAATTATGTCGGCCAGGAATTTCGCGGCCTGCATGAAGGCAACGTCATCCGCTACCGGCTGCGCCCGGAGGACCTTGCCGGAATCGCGCGCGGGCAGGCTGGATGAATAACCAGTTCGGCCGACGCTACATCACGCACAAGGAGCTTCTCGACTACGCGAAAGACCTTGGCCTGTTCACGGATCATCCACCCGATCGCCTTCCAGAGTTCCTTGAACGTAACGGATTACTCAATCCCGTCGCTCGCATCCGGTTCCCGCCCGAGATCGTGCGGCGCTGGTACAAGGAGCTCCATCCTGGTGCGGATGTACCCGATCCGATCGAGGGCGATTCGCCGCGCAGTGAGGCTGCCTCCGCGCTGTATGACCAAGTCTTCAGCAATTGTTGGGGTCGTCCGGACATCTACGGAGAGAGTGATCATCCGCTCGACGCGATTAATCCGGAACACGAGTCTTTCGTTCAGATCCGCTTCGATCCCGCGCACTTCGTGCCATGGGAAGATTTCCGCTTCTGCAAATGGATAACCGATGACAGACGCGCATAAGCAGAAGAACTTACAGCAAATCCCGTTGAGCATCTGGGTGCTCGGTTTCGTTAGCATGCTGATGGATATTTCCTCGGAACTCATCCACAGTCTGCTGCCGGTGTTTCTGGTCTCAGTCCTGGGTGCAAGCGCCTTCACCGTCGGGTTGATCGAGGGCGTCGCGGAATCCGCCGCGCTGATCGTCAAGGTATTCTCCGGCACGTTGAGTGACTACCTGGGCCGGCGCAAGGCGCTGGCGGTCGTCGGTTACGCCCTCGGCGCGCTAAGCAAGCCGCTGTTTGCCATCGCGACGAGTGCCGGCATGGTGTTCACCGCGCGATTAGTGGACCGGATCGGCAAAGGGATTAGGGGAGCGCCGCGAGATGCCTTGGTGGCCGATTTGGCACCACCCGAAGTGCGTGGCGCGGCCTACGGTTTGCGTCAATCGCTCGATACGGTCGGGGCGTTCACCGGACCGTTATTGGCGGTGGGGTTGATGCTGCTGTGGTCCAACGACTTTCGCGCGGTGTTCTGGGTCGCGGTGATCCCGGGTGTTCTTGCTGTAGCATTGTTACTGTTCGGGGTACGGGAACCGGCGCGGCATCCGCGT is part of the Gammaproteobacteria bacterium genome and harbors:
- a CDS encoding MFS transporter — encoded protein: MTDAHKQKNLQQIPLSIWVLGFVSMLMDISSELIHSLLPVFLVSVLGASAFTVGLIEGVAESAALIVKVFSGTLSDYLGRRKALAVVGYALGALSKPLFAIATSAGMVFTARLVDRIGKGIRGAPRDALVADLAPPEVRGAAYGLRQSLDTVGAFTGPLLAVGLMLLWSNDFRAVFWVAVIPGVLAVALLLFGVREPARHPREKPINPVHWRELKRLRGTYWWVVAIGAIFTLARFSEAFLVLRAQQGGLPLAWIPLVLVAMNLVYAISAYPFGSLSDRMSHTRLLVLGLVVLIGADLVLASADSWDVAFLGIALWGLHMGITQGLLATMVADTAPADLRGTAFGFFNLLSGLTMLIASVLAGLLWGQLGASFTFYAGVLFCALALAVIAVRSLRGQARA